In one Spirosoma rigui genomic region, the following are encoded:
- a CDS encoding Rossmann-like and DUF2520 domain-containing protein yields MEISFIGAGNLAWHLAPAFENAGHHINEVYSRQLQHSRRLVSNLYDAHTHSDLNFADSPSKLFVLAVPDDALEEVCSRLVLPENARIVHTSGTRPLSDLTHWMAIYSDVPVRTGVFYALQTFTREQTFMEFGEVPLCLEASDKELEDELVTMGQEISDIVYLITSGERRVLHMAAVFACNFTNHLLALAHDVTTANGLEFDLLRPLIRETLRKGLAADNPAQVQTGPARRNDLSTIEAHLSMLATQPRLAELYEVMTSSIQRMYIR; encoded by the coding sequence ATGGAAATATCCTTTATCGGGGCGGGTAACCTGGCTTGGCATCTGGCGCCGGCCTTCGAAAATGCCGGTCATCATATCAACGAAGTTTACAGCCGCCAACTGCAGCATTCCCGCCGGTTAGTTAGTAATCTATACGACGCCCACACACATTCCGATCTTAATTTCGCCGATAGCCCGTCGAAATTATTTGTCCTGGCCGTTCCGGACGATGCGCTGGAGGAAGTATGCTCCCGGCTGGTTTTACCCGAAAACGCCCGGATTGTGCATACCTCCGGTACCCGCCCCCTCAGTGATCTAACCCACTGGATGGCAATTTACAGCGACGTGCCCGTTCGGACCGGGGTCTTCTACGCCCTGCAGACATTCACCAGAGAGCAGACGTTTATGGAGTTTGGGGAAGTTCCTTTATGCCTGGAGGCCAGCGACAAAGAGCTGGAAGACGAGCTGGTGACGATGGGGCAGGAAATCAGCGACATTGTCTACCTGATTACCTCGGGTGAGCGTAGAGTGCTGCACATGGCCGCTGTCTTTGCCTGTAACTTTACCAACCACCTGCTTGCTCTTGCTCACGACGTGACCACTGCCAACGGACTGGAGTTTGATCTGCTCCGGCCGCTCATTCGCGAAACCCTCCGTAAGGGACTGGCTGCCGACAACCCCGCCCAGGTGCAAACCGGCCCCGCCCGCCGAAACGATCTGTCGACGATTGAAGCGCATCTATCCATGCTGGCTACCCAGCCCCGCCTGGCCGAACTATATGAGGTGATGACGAGTAGTATTCAGCGAATGTATATCCGTTGA
- a CDS encoding glycosyltransferase family 2 protein translates to MSILVIIPAFNEENSVGNVVRDIPTHLVDEVVVVNNNSNDQTAVEAARAGATVLDEPIQGYGRACLRGITYAHNRQQKPDVIVFLDADYSDYPGEMTELVAPILAGEMDMVIGSRALGNRERGSMTPQQVFGNWLATTLLRWLYGVRYTDLGPFRAIRFDRLLALNMQDKTYGWTVEMQLKAAKQRLRITEIPVTYRKRIGFSKISGTVKGTVLAGYKIIMTIFKYL, encoded by the coding sequence TTGTCCATTCTCGTCATCATTCCGGCCTTCAACGAAGAGAATTCCGTTGGTAATGTCGTGCGCGATATTCCCACTCATCTGGTCGATGAAGTTGTTGTTGTCAATAATAACTCCAACGACCAGACAGCCGTTGAAGCCGCCCGCGCCGGGGCTACTGTTCTTGACGAACCGATCCAGGGATACGGCCGCGCCTGTCTGCGGGGTATCACCTACGCTCACAATCGGCAACAAAAACCAGATGTTATAGTTTTCCTCGATGCTGACTACTCCGACTATCCCGGTGAGATGACGGAACTGGTCGCTCCTATTCTGGCGGGCGAGATGGATATGGTGATCGGGTCCCGGGCGCTGGGAAACCGTGAGCGTGGTTCAATGACTCCTCAGCAGGTGTTTGGGAACTGGCTGGCGACCACCCTGCTGCGTTGGCTGTATGGCGTTCGGTACACCGATCTTGGCCCTTTTCGGGCGATCCGGTTCGACCGGCTGCTGGCCCTGAACATGCAGGACAAAACTTACGGATGGACGGTGGAAATGCAACTCAAAGCCGCCAAGCAGCGATTACGCATTACGGAGATACCTGTTACGTATCGGAAACGTATCGGCTTCTCAAAAATATCCGGAACCGTAAAAGGCACTGTTCTGGCTGGTTATAAGATCATTATGACGATCTTTAAGTACTTGTAA
- a CDS encoding cellulose synthase family protein, which yields MEILVLILYGLALLLLFLYNCGQLSLIIIYLRTERKRKAAVASVAPVLPADLPYVTIQLPVYNELYVVERLIDAVALLKYPREKLDIQLLDDSSDETVDIIAAKVAYYQQRGLTIEHIRRPERTGFKAGALGYGLTFARGEFIAIFDADFVPDPDFLLKTIPHFSDPSVAIVQTRWEHLNEDFSLITQLQAFGLNAHFTIEQSGRYAAGLLANFNGTGGVWRKVAIADAGGWQSDTLTEDLDLSYRAQLRGWKFVYREDVGSPAELPVAMNALKSQQYRWMKGAAECARKLFVKVLRTPGVSLSMKIHAFYHLFSSATFILVLILGIMSVPLIYIRSRHPEWEWVFLVINLFQLNLLILITFYGVPFWLLEKENKAKLAWYFPMYSSLMMGLSLHNTIAVIEGYIGRKTPFVRTPKFNVTTSADSWNANKYVSRQLGWLAIAEGLLALYFLGGLALAFYVHDFRMFFLHIMLMVGFGMVFVYSLVHAGGAATGRPVAAPPLRPVSA from the coding sequence ATGGAAATTCTGGTCCTGATTCTCTACGGGCTGGCTTTGTTGCTGTTGTTTCTCTACAACTGCGGCCAGTTAAGCCTGATTATTATATACCTGCGCACGGAGCGAAAACGCAAGGCGGCCGTGGCGTCGGTCGCCCCTGTTCTTCCTGCCGATTTACCGTACGTAACCATTCAGCTTCCGGTTTACAACGAACTTTACGTTGTTGAGCGCCTGATCGATGCCGTAGCGCTGCTCAAATACCCCCGGGAGAAACTTGATATTCAGCTGCTGGACGATTCCAGCGACGAAACCGTCGACATCATTGCCGCGAAAGTAGCTTACTACCAGCAGCGGGGACTGACTATCGAGCACATCCGGCGACCCGAACGGACCGGCTTCAAGGCCGGTGCTCTGGGCTACGGGCTCACGTTTGCCCGGGGGGAATTCATTGCCATTTTTGACGCCGACTTCGTACCCGATCCTGACTTTCTGCTCAAAACTATTCCGCATTTCAGCGATCCTAGCGTAGCCATTGTCCAAACCCGTTGGGAACACCTGAACGAGGATTTCTCCCTGATTACGCAGCTGCAGGCATTTGGTCTCAACGCCCACTTTACCATTGAGCAAAGCGGTCGTTACGCTGCCGGTTTATTGGCGAACTTCAACGGCACGGGGGGCGTATGGCGCAAGGTGGCCATTGCCGATGCCGGTGGCTGGCAGAGCGATACGTTAACCGAAGATCTAGACCTCAGTTACCGGGCGCAGCTCCGGGGCTGGAAATTTGTCTACCGCGAGGATGTTGGCTCACCAGCCGAACTTCCCGTAGCCATGAATGCGCTGAAATCCCAGCAGTACCGCTGGATGAAAGGCGCAGCAGAGTGCGCCCGCAAACTGTTCGTAAAAGTGCTACGGACCCCGGGTGTATCATTATCCATGAAAATCCACGCTTTCTATCACCTTTTCAGCAGTGCTACGTTCATCCTGGTGCTGATTCTGGGAATTATGAGCGTGCCCCTCATTTACATCCGCAGCCGACATCCGGAGTGGGAATGGGTATTTCTGGTCATCAACCTTTTTCAGCTCAACCTGCTCATCCTGATTACGTTTTACGGGGTTCCTTTCTGGCTGCTGGAGAAAGAGAACAAGGCCAAGCTGGCGTGGTATTTCCCCATGTATTCATCCCTGATGATGGGCTTGTCGCTGCACAATACCATCGCTGTTATTGAAGGATACATTGGCCGAAAAACACCCTTCGTTCGTACTCCGAAGTTTAACGTTACAACATCCGCCGACAGCTGGAATGCCAACAAATATGTTAGCCGCCAACTAGGTTGGCTGGCCATTGCCGAAGGATTACTGGCGCTCTATTTTCTGGGTGGGCTGGCGCTGGCGTTTTACGTTCACGACTTCCGTATGTTCTTCCTGCACATCATGTTGATGGTTGGGTTCGGCATGGTGTTCGTATATTCGCTCGTCCACGCGGGCGGGGCGGCTACCGGTCGGCCAGTAGCCGCCCCGCCGTTGCGACCGGTGAGCGCATGA